TGCTGTAGCGAGCCAAACAGCGATTCTTTACCCCACCTAAGAGGTGAGGAGATCCGTCCAGCATACCCCACCAAAATTTAGCCAAGATGGGAATCAGAGGCATATACGAGAGGTTGAACTATGTTTCCTTTCTGGAGTAGCAATTGGGGCAACGCCTGCTACGGTAATGAGCCTGTTTCTCGCAAGGCTCGCTTAGAACGCAAACTGGGTTTTCTGCGATCGATGCGGGATGATTTAGAAACCAGATTAGCAGGACTCAACGCGGCGATCGATAACGTAGAACGGCAAATCGGCCAAGATGATGCCACACAAGTCTAGATAGCGATCGCCTTTTGGAAGTGCTTGAGAGAGCCACAAATAAACCCCAACCTTCTGGCTAGCTAAGCTGCTAAACGAAAGAGGTTGGGGTTTGTTTTTGCTTATGACGCTTTATTAGAGGCAGCAGCATTGCGAGACAGACTGTATTGCCCAGTTCTGCCGCGATGCCACTTGTTCTCCTTAACGCCAGCCGAGAGCACATGCAAAATGCGATCGCGTGCTTTGTTCCGTACAGTTTGAGGCATCTCCTGCTCGAAGATGGCATCTACAATTGCGGGCACTTCAATAATGTCTTCAGGCTGGCGTTGGAGGACTACTGAAACAGCTTCAGGCAGAGGAGTTTTACCAAACTCCGCCCGCACATATCGCTGCCAACCTTCTAGTTTTCTGGCTGGCTTAGCATTCCGCTTGGGCTTGTCTGGGTTAGCCCGCCGACCTCTACCAGATTTGACAGGAGCGGGAGCTTCGGTTTCTGCTTCTGGAGGAGACGCAGGCGTAGAAGGCTCAGGAGGAGTGACTTCATCGGCTACAGGGGCAGTCTTTTCAGCATCCTGAGCTTTACTCTCTTTAGGCTTTCTCCCAGGTTTAGCACGTGTAGCAGGTGCAGCAGGTGTAGCAGGTGTAGCAGGGGTTGAGCCCGCATCTGTAGAGCTAAACATACCAATCACGCTTCTCAGGCTGTGGCGTTTTTCCCGGACAGCCTCTAGCTGCACCAAAAGTGTAGCTTCCTGAGATGCCAAATCAGCATCTACGTCTAGAAGTTTAGTCAGTACGGAAGTGGATGTTTGATCAGACGATGGAGAATCTGTCACCGGAGACATTCCTTTAGGTTACGCATGTTAGTGTCAATTCTAAAAGAGAGAATGAACTGTTCTATCGTTTCAGACAAATGTTTTGCATAAAAATTCACATCTTTGTCACACATAACCGCTTATATCTGCTTTTTTAGACATAAGTTGGCGATCGCTGACACTAATCTCAGTAATTTTACAGATCTCAGTAGATAAGCTGAAATCTAGCTCTGAGTTACGGTTGCCCATCTGTGTTACTAGCCAATTTACGCTAGTTAACAGTGAAGGCGATCGCCTCAGGCACAGATTAATTGAGTCAGTAATTTTGGCTGAGTCATTCAGGTGGAGATAAGATGATCAAGACTGCTACAACAGTTGACCCTGACGTTCCCACTCGACTCTTGCAATGCTGAACATTCCTCAAACTCTGGCCGAGGAGCTAAACCTCAGACCTAACCAGGTTAAAAGTGCACTGGAACTCTTTGCCGAAGGAGCCACCGTTCCCTTCATTGCCCGCTACCGCAAAGAGCGCACTGGAGAGATGAATGAGATACAACTGCGAGATCTCTTCGATCGCTACACCTATCTCACCGAGTTGGAAGAGCGCAAAGCGGCCATCCTAGAGGCGATCGCGGCTCAGGGAAAGCTGACCGAGGAATTGCAAGCCAAGATTGTCCCTTGTCTTCAGAAAACCGAATTAGAAGATCTTTATTTACCTTACAAACCTAAGCGCCGCACTAGAGCCACCATTGCTAGAGAAAAAGGATTGCAACCGCTGGCCGAGTTTATCCAAGCCTTGAACCGCCCCGGTGCCACCCCCGCAGACCTGGGCACAGAAGCCAGCAAGTACATTTCTGAGGAGCAGGGAGTGAAAACTGCCGAGGATGCCCTCCAGGGTGCCTTGGATATCTTGGCAGAAGGTATTGCCGAGCAAGCAGAGCTACGGGCCTATTTGCGAGACTACCTGATGGAGACAGGCATCTTTGTCTCCAAAATCAAGTCAGACCATGCGGAAGGTACAACTAAATTTGAGATGTACCGCAACTTCCAAGCTAAAGTTAAAGGCATTGCCCCTCACAACCTCTTGGCGCTGTATCGCGGGGAAGCAGAAGGTATTTTAGACTTCGACCTCACCTTCGATGAAACAGCGGTGCTCGCCTATTTAGAGACGCAGACGATTCGGACCAAAACTCCAGCGGTGCGCGACTTGTACCATGCCATGATTAAGGATGCGTTTAACCGCTTGATGAAAACCTCTTTAATTGGTGAGGTGAAAGGCGATCGCAAAGCCTACGCGGATATGGAGTCGATCAAGACCTTTGAAGCCAATCTCCGGGAACTGTTACTCTCCAGTCCTGCTGGCATGAAACCCACCCTGGCGATTGACCCTGGTTTCCGCACCGGGTGCAAAGTCGCAGTGCTTGACCAAACAGCACAGTTTCTCGCCTATCAAGCCATCTTTCCCCACCAAGCAGCCGCTCAACGCGCCCAAGCCGCAGCTACCCTTAAGCAATTAATTGAGCGCTATCAGGTTGAATTGATCGCGATCGGCAATGGCACCGCTGGACGAGAAACGGATGAGTTCGTCACAGAAGTATTGGCAACCTTAGACCGTAAACCAATTAAGGTGATGGTGAACGAGTCGGGTGCTTCGATCTATTCGGCTAGTGACGTGGCGATCGCGGAATTCCCCAACTTAGACATCACAGTACGAGGCGCAATCAGCATTGGGCGGCGCTTGCAAGACCCCTTGGCAGAACTGGTAAAGATTGACCCCAAATCGATTGGAGTGGGGCAGTACCAGCATGATGTAGACCAAAAGCTGCTGAAGAAGAAGCTGGACGAGACCGTAGAGAGTTGCGTCAACTATGTGGGCGTAGACCTGAACACTGCTTCTAAGGAGTTGCTCACCTTTGTTTCTGGCATCACTCCCACGATCGCCAACAACATCGTCGCCTACCGCAACCAAAACGGTGCCTTCAAGAACCGCCGTTTGCTCCTAAAAGTCCCGAAGCTCGGTCCCAAAGCCTTTGAACAGGCTGCAGGCTTTTTACGGATTCGGGACGGCGAGAACCCACTGGACAACACCGCCGTTCACCCAGAGAGTTACAAAGTTGTAGAAGCGATCGCCAAGGATTTACAAGTACCTCTCACCCAAATCACCCAAGTTGCCGAACGACTCAAATCCACTGATCTAAAAAAATATGTAACGGAGACGGTAGGAGAACCGACGCTACGCGACATGGTTAGTGAATTGGAGAAACCAGGCCGTGACCCCCGCGCTGAGTTCAAATACGCCACCTTTAAAGAAGGGGTGAAAGAGATCTCCGATCTACAAGTGGGCATGGAATTGGAAGGCGTGGTCACTAATGTGGCTAACTTTGGAGCCTTTGTCGATATTGGGGTGCATCAAGACGGCTTAGTCCACATCTCCCAACTCGCCGATCGCTTTGTCAGCGACCCTAAACAGATTGTAAAAGTGGGTCAGGTAGTCAAGGTACGAGTACTAGAGGTCAACGAAGCCCTGAAGCGAATCAGCCTCACGATGCGCTCTGGTCAAGACGCTCCCAAACCCACCAGTAAGACCAGTAAAGCGAATCAGGTCATCCAACCGCAAGGCGAAAAACAGAGTGAAAAGCAAGGCGATCGCGCCAAAAACCCACCCCCCACACTCAACGACCTCAAAGCTAAATTTGGCAAGAAAAAGTAGAGAGAATCAGCGATCGCTCTTTGCTGAGGAAAATAGGGGCGATCGCTGGTGTTACTTCTCTTGCATCAACTTTCAGGAGGAACCTTGGATTTCAACTCTTCGATCAGAGGCGGTATCTCACTTTGCACAACATTCCATACGATGTTGAGGTCTACATCGTCGTATTCATGAACTAATCGATTTCGCATACCATTGATTTCTTGCCACGCAATAGTTGGCAGAGTCTGGCGAGTTGTTGCTGAAACCCGTCTGGCAGCTTCAGCAATCACCAAGAGTCGCCGAATCACTGCATCTTGTAGCTGCACATTGGTCAGGAACTCGTCTTTGGAGCATGGAGCAGTGTAGTTGATGACGAGTTCTGCGGATTGCAGCATATCAAGCAGAAATTGGAGATCCCGTTGCATAAATCACTTGGGCAGAGGAAAGGATTTCTTGACGGCGTAAGTAGTTACGACTGGTTTCGATGCCCTGACGGGTAATCAAGTCAACGTCTCGATGGAAAATGGTCTCTAACTCCGCCTCCATTTGGTCTAGGCTACTGAATGTGGGGTGAGCCTCCGGGTGAAATTGAACCATCACATCAATGTCACTGTCAGGGCGAAAGTCGTCACGCAGAACAGAACCAAATAGAGCCAGCTCAATCACTTGCCAGCGATCGCAAAATTCAGCAATTTTTTCCATTGGCAGATCGATAGCCTTAATGGTCATTGCAGTATTACCTCCAAAGCTTCGAGTTATAGGTTCATCTAGGCGATCGCTCCTGGTTGAGGAGAAGAGGGGGCGATCGCCTTTCTACATTTTTAATACTCAACCCCATGTTTAGTGAGCACTAATTCAATCTGATTCTGTATTTGCTTTAGTTCTTCAGATTTCAAGGCAATCCACCTTTTATCTGCCTCGCGCTTCTCCAGAGTTTCAGAATGGGTTCTCTCTTGCTGTTCTAAAAGATTCTCATAGAAAGATATCGCTCTCCCAATAATCTCATCTGCTTGCTTAGATCTTTCAGATACAGCTGCCTCAATGGTCTCAAAAAGTTTTTCAAAAACACTTTCTAAGGACTCAACAAACTTTTCACAGCCCGTCTCAAAAACCTTATTTCTAATTTCTTGATCTAGTCCAAGTACACCTCCAGCACCTATGCCAAGAAAACCACCACCAACCAAGCTTCCTATGATAAGAAGTATAGGACCAGCAAAAATAAATGCGGGCACCAGCACTGCTGCGCCTAGACCAGCAAGCCCAATATTTCCTAGGACTCCTGAATCCTTAAAAATATCATCTGGATTCCCTAAAAATACCCATTTTTTAGTGCTATCACTCAATCTACTAATGCTATTGAATTCTCGCTCTATAGCCTTTAATTCTTGATTTATGAAGTCATCCAAGTGTTTTATTTTCTTGCTTAAAACATTTTGCTTCAATTGATTCTCTATCCACCCCTCTAGCTCTTGAGACAAATCACGATTAAATTGATTTACATAGTCTTTAATTAACTGATCTCTGCTAAATATAGCCGAGTGTTTGGAGGACCAACTTGCCACTTTTTCAGATAAACGCTCATCTAAGCCTTCAATCCATTCATCCCATGAAACATTTGTCTCTTCAATAATTTCATCTATTAGACTATCTGCGAATAACTTAATTCGTATATCCCTACCACTTGCTTCTCCAATCTTTTCTACAATCTTCTGCTTCTCCGCATCAGAAACTTTCAACTCCCCATCTAAAGATTTTTGAGCTTGTTCGGAAAAATCTAGACTTGTTTTAATCAAAGAATCAATTCTTCTCTTATATTGAATAGTTCTTGGAATACCACGCTCATTA
The window above is part of the Trichocoleus desertorum ATA4-8-CV12 genome. Proteins encoded here:
- a CDS encoding RNA-binding transcriptional accessory protein, with translation MLNIPQTLAEELNLRPNQVKSALELFAEGATVPFIARYRKERTGEMNEIQLRDLFDRYTYLTELEERKAAILEAIAAQGKLTEELQAKIVPCLQKTELEDLYLPYKPKRRTRATIAREKGLQPLAEFIQALNRPGATPADLGTEASKYISEEQGVKTAEDALQGALDILAEGIAEQAELRAYLRDYLMETGIFVSKIKSDHAEGTTKFEMYRNFQAKVKGIAPHNLLALYRGEAEGILDFDLTFDETAVLAYLETQTIRTKTPAVRDLYHAMIKDAFNRLMKTSLIGEVKGDRKAYADMESIKTFEANLRELLLSSPAGMKPTLAIDPGFRTGCKVAVLDQTAQFLAYQAIFPHQAAAQRAQAAATLKQLIERYQVELIAIGNGTAGRETDEFVTEVLATLDRKPIKVMVNESGASIYSASDVAIAEFPNLDITVRGAISIGRRLQDPLAELVKIDPKSIGVGQYQHDVDQKLLKKKLDETVESCVNYVGVDLNTASKELLTFVSGITPTIANNIVAYRNQNGAFKNRRLLLKVPKLGPKAFEQAAGFLRIRDGENPLDNTAVHPESYKVVEAIAKDLQVPLTQITQVAERLKSTDLKKYVTETVGEPTLRDMVSELEKPGRDPRAEFKYATFKEGVKEISDLQVGMELEGVVTNVANFGAFVDIGVHQDGLVHISQLADRFVSDPKQIVKVGQVVKVRVLEVNEALKRISLTMRSGQDAPKPTSKTSKANQVIQPQGEKQSEKQGDRAKNPPPTLNDLKAKFGKKK
- a CDS encoding DUF86 domain-containing protein, which produces MQRDLQFLLDMLQSAELVINYTAPCSKDEFLTNVQLQDAVIRRLLVIAEAARRVSATTRQTLPTIAWQEINGMRNRLVHEYDDVDLNIVWNVVQSEIPPLIEELKSKVPPES
- a CDS encoding nucleotidyltransferase family protein, with product MTIKAIDLPMEKIAEFCDRWQVIELALFGSVLRDDFRPDSDIDVMVQFHPEAHPTFSSLDQMEAELETIFHRDVDLITRQGIETSRNYLRRQEILSSAQVIYATGSPISA